The genomic stretch TGAGTTAATTGAAAACGAAATAAAAAGAAGATCGCTCGGACATATTATTTCCGTATCTTCTTAATAGGAATTTGTCTATTTTTTCCGGGCGTATTTCCTTTTTTTACTCAGATGACTGATATTATATCACTTTGGCTGCGCGCTTTACTACTATTTTCAGCAAAAAACACCCCTAAAAAGAGGTGTTTTAAAGGGCCGGTTATTATGCTAACCAGTATATGCCGCCCACAACAAGGAGAACAACAACTAAAACAACAATAAAAGCGTATCCATATGCTCTGCCTGCGCCATACATGTGAAGCGCCTCCTTAATAAGGTTTTATAACAGCCTATGTAGGAGAAATAAATCGGACTAGGCGGTTGTCCGGCTCAACGCTGCAGGATCTGCCCATCTTGTATTCCTTCATATACGATCCTTGCCCCTTTAGGTGTCATATGATTTCCAGAAGGATCTATAAGACCAGATTGGATAAGCGCTTCATCAGTTGCTTTTCCGCCGTCTGCTTCTATAAAATGCTTCCAGTTATCTACAAGAGGGACATCCAGGCGCTTCGACACATCTCTTGTAATATCGTTATATGAGTTGTGCCATTTCCTTGCTCCGCCTTTTGGTTCAAAAGCAGCTGCTTGATATCTGGAATAGTAAAACAAATGATGCTTCCCATTACCTTCTATAATTGGGATACACGTCATTAAGATTGGCTTGATCCCGTGTTTTCTGCTTTCTTCAATAAAATAAACCAGATTTTCTCTAAAACGCTGCTTCGACACTCTCGGTTTCCCCTCAGTCAGTATGGCAGCGTCATTGGTTCCGAACATAATAAACAAATACTTCGGTTTTTGATCCAGCACATCTGTCTGAAATCGGAGACGGGCATCCTCTGTCGTCTGTCCGCCGATTCCCGCATTGAGTATATCAAGGTTACCGCGCTCAGCTGTTTTTAATATATTGACCCACTGCTGTGCTTTTGGATAATCGCGATAATCCCAATTAGAGCCACGCGTATTACTGTCACCAAATGCTACAACGTCTTCGTATCCCCTTCCCTCGCATCCTGCTGTAACGAACAGCAGAAGGAAAAGGATGATAAAATGTTTCATCTTTACACCCCCAAAAGCCTCACTTTAATGTTATACCTCTGTTTCTCTTCGTTCAATGAAGAGTTTTTCGCTATCACTGTTTTTTCCTATAGTTAACGTGTCCCCCTCAGTGAATATCATTCTGCTTTCATTGCGGCGCAGCTGATGATTTTTTAAAATTCCCTTCTTTCCAATCTGAAAAACACACAAACCAAAGAAAAGAAAATAACCTGAATCCGCACTGGAAACAGGTTATCCGTTAAATCCTGCATTTACTTTAACTTCGATTTAAGCTTGGCCTTTGTTTTTGGCCCATAAATCCCGTCTGCAGTTAATCCGTTCATGAGTTGAAAACGCTTGACGGCATTCGCTGTTTTCGGTCCGTAAACTCCATCTATGCCATTGTTTTTGGCTCCCTTATCAGGGTAAAAGTGAAGTACAGCTAAAGCCTTTTGCAGCTGGAGAATGTTTGTGCCCTTTCGATAAGGCGAAGTGAGCTTTATAACCCCAGACGGCAGAGGATATGATGGTGAAGTTTCTTTTGGAGGTGTATCCGAGGAAGAAATTCCGTTTAGAAAAGAGTTCCAGTGGTCCAAGAGTTTCCGCGGACATTCTTTCCCGGACCACTTTTTGTGGGGAACAACACGATTTAACGGAATATTGTTTTCCTTCATCAGCTTTCTGATCAGCCACTGGGCATTTGATGTTGCTTTTTCAAAATCGCCGTCAGCATTTTCACAGATTTCAATCCCGATCGATTTGCGGTTTCCTGTCCCGTTTGTACCGTCTCCCGCATGCCAGCCGTTTTCATCTATCGGGAGATGCTGATAAATGACTGAATCGTCAACTGTAAAATGCCAGCTTTCGGATGTGTTCGGGTTTTTCACAAACTTGGCGTGCATTTTCGCATCAGCGCCTTTGGCTGTATTCGCTGTATTATGCACCGTAATATAAGCAGGCGCCATCGCATAGCCAGGACGATTATCATTTGATACCGGTATAAAATCCTTTTTTATGGTTACCATTTCTATCCCTCCCTATTAATAAGAATGCAGAAAACAGAGAGATGGACAGCCTTTTTTATGAGGTAAAAAAGAATTGTGTTCTTAACCTGGTTTTCAGTTGAACAGCTGAAATGGCACCAGTTATACTAATTTAGATGACGGAGGTTTTGACTCCTGACATCACCTAAGTTGGGAGTGACCATAGACATGTTAAAAAAAGTAATAGGTATACTTGTGATTATCGCTATCATTTCAGTTGGTTTTTTTCAGAAAGAAGCTTGGCTTGATGCAATCAAAGCAGGAGGGATGTTTTCCGTTTTATTTAGTATGCTGCTGATTGCTGCCGATGTTTTTTTCCCAATAGTGCCGTTTGCTTTGATTGCTGCTTTAAATGGCGCAGTGTTCGGGACTGCAAATGGAATTTGGATTACACTGACCGGCTCAATGCTTGGTACAATATTGCTGTTTTTTCTCGCCAGGTACAGTTTTAGAGATTGGGCCAGAAAAAAAGTTCAGGCCTATCCTGCCATACAAAGCTACGAGGCTTCCTTCAACAAAAACGCTTTTACCGCTGTTTTATTAGGAAGGCTGATACCTGTCATACCTTCACTTGTAATGAACGTGATCTGCGGGCTGAGCCAGGTTCGCTGGCATGTTTTTTTCTTTGCGTCTTTAATAGGGAAAATCCCCAATATTGTTGTTGTCACTATTGCAGGTGCCAATTTCACCAGCAATAAATTATTGTCTATCAGCATTTACGGTACATATATTCTGATCATCATGCTGGTCATTTATAAAAAGTTCCCTCATCTTCTGAAGGTGCCAAAAAAATAAGGAGGCTTGTTGGCCCCCTTACTTTTTTTCTGTCGCATGGCCTCCAAATTCATTTCGAAGCGCAGCAACCACCTTTCCTGTAAACGTATCGTCTGTTAAAGAACGGTATCTCATCATTAGTGACATGGCGATGACCGGCGTTGCCGTCTGCAGATCAAGCGCGGTTTCCACCGTCCATTTTCCTTCACCTGAGGAATGCATAATGCCCTTGATCTGATCCAGTTTCGCATCCTTAGCGAAAGCTCGCTCAGTCAGTCCCATAAGCCAAGAACGAATGACAGAACCATGATTCCACACTCTGGCAACCTTCTCGTAGTCAAAATCAAATTGGCTGTTTTCAAGCACTTCGAATCCTTCACCAATCGCGGCCATCATTCCATACTCAATTCCATTATGGATCATTTTTAAAAAATGTCCGCTTCCCGCTTCACCAGCGTATAGATAACCATTTTCGACGGCAGTATCACGAAAAAGCGGTTCCACAATCTCCCATGCTTCATGATCGCCCCCCACCATAAAACAGGCTCCATGCCGTGCGCCTTCCATTCCGCCCGACGTTCCGGCATCGAGATAATGGATACCCGCTTCTTTCATTTGATTGTAGCGGCGAATTGATTCTTTATAATGAGAGTTTCCAGCTTCGATAATCATATCGCCTTTACTTAATAAAGGTGATACATCACGCAAAACAGCATCGACAATGCCATGCGGTACCATAACCCATAGGATGCGCGGCGGGTGTAATAAAGAAATGAACTCTTTAAGATTTGTTGTCCCCTCAGCCCCGTATGCTTTCAGTTCATCAACAGCCGCTTGATTTACATCATATCCAACCACTTGATGATTGCGGTCAATGAATTGCTTTCCTATGTTTATGCCCATTTTCCCTAAGCCGATTAATCCGATTTTCATATCTGTTCCTCCTGATTGTCTAAAAAGCCTTTACTCTTTATGTTCCCTATGGATTGTATTGTGATACGCAGAAAACAAATGGGGCTTACATCGTCTGCGCATGTAAATTTTATTTTTCATGACCGACGGCGCCTGCCAGTTCTATTACTGAATCTCTTTATATCCATAATTATCGCTTTATCCTTGATTTACCATCAGTTTAAGTTAAAATATGGGAAGGAATTCGATTTTTTCAGTAAAAAGAAGGTGACATGTTGCAGAATCAATCTCATACTCTTATTGGAGTTACGAAAACCGCTGTATTCTTTTTATACGCTGCACTTGCAATCATCGGTTTTGCAATCGGGTATTTTATTCCGCAGATTGCGAAATGGGCATTATCCCTCCCCTGGATCCCTCTTGAAGGACCACTTCGGCTCATTACCTCTTTTCAGGGATCTACAGCTTCATTTATCACTGCTCTTCTCGGTATGTGTGCGGGGATTTGGTTCGCTCATTCTGTTATTGCAATGCTGCTGTCTGTCAAAATTACAGATCACACAGTGGAATTCATCAAAGGAAAAAAAGTGCAAACAATTCATTCCGATGACATCGCTCTTGTATTTATGGATCACAAACGGCTTGTCCTCCTGGGAACAGCCGGATATGAATTGGTACGGGAAGAAATTGATGAAAAACCAGTAAACGTTGAGAAGGCCTTTAGACAGCATCATTACGAATGGGCAACAGATGGTGATCCGTTTAAAGATCAATTTCGCCGATGGATTCCTGATGCACCAGACCTATCGCAAGGCGCCCATGCCTTATTAAAAGCTCGTCACAAAGCACTGCAGGACGAAGAAAAAGACGATATTGAAGAATTCCGTCTCGAACTGGCACAGCTGGGCATCGTTGTACGGGACGAAGGCACACGCCAATATTGGCGAAAAGCAGAAACCTATCCCCCGAAAATTCAGCTCGGCGAAGGATTGTAACAACAGAGGCTCAAGAAAGAGCCTCTTCTTTACTACTGCACAATAAACAGCACTCTGGTACCGTCAGGATAGCTGCTCATTTGATTCCCTACCCACGAGCCGGCGCCGCGATTATCAGAAGGCGTCACATATCGGACATCAGCCCCTGCACCGCCTTCCTCGCAGACCGCCATCGGCCACTCATCCCGGTCATAGCCCGGCTTGGTCGGGATTCCCTTTAAAGATTCCTCCCGCCTTTTGTCTGCTCCATCTCTGTCAATGGTACAAATATCTGGATGTCCCTCTGCAATCGCATCCCTAATATGACTGCCGGTTTCCGGATAACGAGACAGCGGAAAATATAACACTTTGTCATACGAAGATGCGCCTTGGATCTGTTGCGGAACCATTAAACAAAGAAGAACTGCTGCAGCAAGAAACAGGCCTGCCATCCATTTTTTCATCCCCATCCCCCCATACCTTTGTTCATTTCAATGTATGGGCGCTTGATGAAGAATATTTTTAACATTTGAAGTTAGTATGCTGCTTACCAAAGCCGGACTCCCCCGCGAGAAATTTCCCGGTACAGACACAGACAGCCTCCCGGTCACATACATTTACATAT from Bacillus subtilis subsp. subtilis str. 168 encodes the following:
- the cwlH gene encoding N-acetylmuramoyl-L-alanine amidase (Evidence 1a: Function from experimental evidences in the studied strain; PubMedId: 10515909, 10974124, 15687192; Product type e: enzyme) — translated: MVTIKKDFIPVSNDNRPGYAMAPAYITVHNTANTAKGADAKMHAKFVKNPNTSESWHFTVDDSVIYQHLPIDENGWHAGDGTNGTGNRKSIGIEICENADGDFEKATSNAQWLIRKLMKENNIPLNRVVPHKKWSGKECPRKLLDHWNSFLNGISSSDTPPKETSPSYPLPSGVIKLTSPYRKGTNILQLQKALAVLHFYPDKGAKNNGIDGVYGPKTANAVKRFQLMNGLTADGIYGPKTKAKLKSKLK
- the yqeB gene encoding hypothetical protein (Evidence 4: Unknown function but conserved in other organisms) codes for the protein MLQNQSHTLIGVTKTAVFFLYAALAIIGFAIGYFIPQIAKWALSLPWIPLEGPLRLITSFQGSTASFITALLGMCAGIWFAHSVIAMLLSVKITDHTVEFIKGKKVQTIHSDDIALVFMDHKRLVLLGTAGYELVREEIDEKPVNVEKAFRQHHYEWATDGDPFKDQFRRWIPDAPDLSQGAHALLKARHKALQDEEKDDIEEFRLELAQLGIVVRDEGTRQYWRKAETYPPKIQLGEGL
- the yqeF gene encoding putative lipoprotein; putative esterase (Evidence 3: Putative function from multiple computational evidences; Product type e: enzyme), which codes for MKHFIILFLLLFVTAGCEGRGYEDVVAFGDSNTRGSNWDYRDYPKAQQWVNILKTAERGNLDILNAGIGGQTTEDARLRFQTDVLDQKPKYLFIMFGTNDAAILTEGKPRVSKQRFRENLVYFIEESRKHGIKPILMTCIPIIEGNGKHHLFYYSRYQAAAFEPKGGARKWHNSYNDITRDVSKRLDVPLVDNWKHFIEADGGKATDEALIQSGLIDPSGNHMTPKGARIVYEGIQDGQILQR
- the yqeC gene encoding putative catabolic 6-phospho-gluconate dehydrogenase (NAD[+]-dependent) (Evidence 3: Putative function from multiple computational evidences; PubMedId: 10658669, 15231785; Product type e: enzyme), which codes for MKIGLIGLGKMGINIGKQFIDRNHQVVGYDVNQAAVDELKAYGAEGTTNLKEFISLLHPPRILWVMVPHGIVDAVLRDVSPLLSKGDMIIEAGNSHYKESIRRYNQMKEAGIHYLDAGTSGGMEGARHGACFMVGGDHEAWEIVEPLFRDTAVENGYLYAGEAGSGHFLKMIHNGIEYGMMAAIGEGFEVLENSQFDFDYEKVARVWNHGSVIRSWLMGLTERAFAKDAKLDQIKGIMHSSGEGKWTVETALDLQTATPVIAMSLMMRYRSLTDDTFTGKVVAALRNEFGGHATEKK
- the yqeD gene encoding conserved membrane protein of unknown function (Evidence 4: Unknown function but conserved in other organisms; PubMedId: 15849754, 15855514, 16850406), with the protein product MLKKVIGILVIIAIISVGFFQKEAWLDAIKAGGMFSVLFSMLLIAADVFFPIVPFALIAALNGAVFGTANGIWITLTGSMLGTILLFFLARYSFRDWARKKVQAYPAIQSYEASFNKNAFTAVLLGRLIPVIPSLVMNVICGLSQVRWHVFFFASLIGKIPNIVVVTIAGANFTSNKLLSISIYGTYILIIMLVIYKKFPHLLKVPKK
- the nucB gene encoding sporulation-specific matrix degrading exported DNase (Evidence 1a: Function from experimental evidences in the studied strain; PubMedId: 7746143, 17209033, 21179489; Product type e: enzyme); the encoded protein is MKKWMAGLFLAAAVLLCLMVPQQIQGASSYDKVLYFPLSRYPETGSHIRDAIAEGHPDICTIDRDGADKRREESLKGIPTKPGYDRDEWPMAVCEEGGAGADVRYVTPSDNRGAGSWVGNQMSSYPDGTRVLFIVQ